In the genome of Candidatus Nitrosotenuis sp. DW1, one region contains:
- a CDS encoding archaellin/type IV pilin N-terminal domain-containing protein has protein sequence MNLIRKGHRKSHRGVIGVESAIVMIAFVIVAAALAFVVLNMGFSTTQKAKTTIVSSLSEASSALQVAGKVTAIGDITLSNIRVVSIPIKVASGGDSVNLQNTTASIKYMSNSKEYDNIYSSALSGSAFSTYSNVTQAFTAANSNLAHFDNGNPVTSASAAPDNTKAIIYWSVRTNTNAILDQGEHANVAIAYRIEDKPSALDKIRVEVIVPTGAALTVERQIPSITTSVVDLG, from the coding sequence ATGAACCTTATTAGAAAAGGACATAGAAAATCTCATCGAGGAGTCATAGGCGTAGAGTCTGCCATAGTTATGATAGCATTCGTAATCGTAGCAGCCGCTTTAGCTTTTGTCGTTCTCAACATGGGTTTCTCTACAACACAGAAAGCAAAGACTACAATCGTGTCAAGCTTGAGTGAAGCAAGCAGTGCCCTACAAGTTGCTGGCAAAGTAACTGCAATTGGCGATATTACTCTATCTAATATCAGAGTTGTATCAATCCCAATCAAAGTAGCATCAGGCGGTGACTCTGTTAATTTACAGAACACCACTGCGTCTATCAAGTACATGAGCAACTCTAAAGAATACGACAACATCTATTCTTCGGCACTATCTGGCTCTGCATTCAGCACATACTCTAATGTCACACAGGCATTTACTGCAGCAAACAGTAACTTGGCCCATTTTGACAATGGAAACCCTGTTACATCTGCATCTGCTGCTCCAGATAACACCAAGGCAATCATCTATTGGTCAGTTCGCACAAACACTAATGCAATCTTGGACCAGGGTGAGCACGCAAATGTGGCAATTGCATATAGAATAGAGGACAAGCCGTCAGCACTAGATAAAATCAGGGTTGAAGTCATCGTTCCAACAGGAGCTGCTCTGACAGTTGAGAGGCAAATCCCATCTATCACTACTTCTGTAGTGGATCTTGGATAA